A window from Pokkaliibacter sp. MBI-7 encodes these proteins:
- a CDS encoding IS256 family transposase: MALTPEMLDELTQECKTPEDVSKLYAQMLQHMINRSLQAEMDDHLGYDRHDKAEPGAKRGNTRNGKSRKTVQSDVGDLLIETPRDREGRFEPQLLKKRQVRLAGMEDKILTLYAKGMTTRDIESALVDLYGVTISHTLIAQVTDAVLEEAKAWQTRPLEAIYPIVWLDGLVVKVQHNKQVVNKSAHVVLGVNLRGEKEVLGLWLAESEGAKFWLSVLTELRHRGVQDIYIASMDGLKGLPEAVNAVFPKTLTQLCIVHLVRASLRYVNTKDSKVVVGALKRIYTSATADEAVRELDDFESDWGEKYRAVVRLWRGHWDNIIPFFQFLPEIRKVIYTTNAIESLNMSLRKLTRNRRIFPNDDSALKSLFLAIREASKNWKAIHHWKPALQSFQVMFGEERVPLAAL, translated from the coding sequence ATGGCACTAACGCCAGAGATGTTGGATGAGCTGACTCAGGAATGTAAGACCCCGGAGGATGTCAGCAAGCTGTACGCCCAGATGCTGCAACACATGATCAATCGCAGCCTGCAAGCCGAGATGGACGACCACCTTGGCTACGACCGCCACGACAAAGCCGAGCCCGGTGCCAAGCGGGGCAATACCCGTAACGGCAAGAGCCGTAAAACGGTGCAGAGTGATGTCGGCGACTTGCTCATAGAGACTCCCCGCGACCGAGAAGGCCGCTTCGAGCCACAGCTGCTCAAGAAGCGGCAAGTTCGGCTGGCGGGGATGGAAGACAAGATCCTGACACTGTACGCCAAGGGCATGACCACGCGTGATATCGAGAGTGCGCTGGTGGACTTATACGGTGTGACGATTTCGCACACACTCATCGCCCAGGTTACTGATGCGGTTCTGGAGGAAGCCAAAGCGTGGCAGACGCGACCGCTGGAAGCGATTTACCCCATCGTCTGGCTGGATGGTCTGGTGGTCAAGGTACAGCACAACAAGCAGGTGGTGAACAAGTCAGCGCACGTTGTGCTTGGCGTCAATCTGCGCGGCGAGAAAGAAGTGCTGGGTCTGTGGCTGGCCGAAAGCGAAGGGGCGAAGTTCTGGTTGTCGGTGCTGACGGAGTTGCGTCATCGTGGCGTGCAGGATATTTACATCGCCAGTATGGACGGCCTGAAGGGGTTGCCGGAAGCGGTCAACGCGGTGTTTCCGAAAACGTTGACCCAGCTGTGTATTGTGCATCTGGTGCGCGCCAGCTTGCGTTATGTCAACACCAAAGACAGCAAGGTCGTTGTGGGTGCCCTGAAGCGAATTTACACATCGGCGACAGCGGACGAAGCCGTGCGCGAACTGGATGACTTTGAGAGCGATTGGGGTGAGAAATATCGGGCGGTGGTGCGGTTGTGGCGCGGTCACTGGGACAACATCATACCGTTCTTCCAGTTCCTGCCGGAGATCCGGAAAGTGATCTACACGACCAACGCCATCGAATCCCTGAACATGAGCCTGCGGAAACTGACACGTAATCGGCGCATTTTTCCGAACGACGATTCGGCACTCAAGTCACTCTTTCTGGCTATCCGCGAAGCATCGAAGAACTGGAAGGCTATTCATCACTGGAAACCGGCACTACAGAGTTTTCAGGTGATGTTTGGGGAGGAGCGCGTGCCGCTGGCCGCACTCTGA